One genomic window of Streptomyces sp. NBC_01276 includes the following:
- a CDS encoding helix-turn-helix transcriptional regulator, with the protein MPDTVATIGFGFGSPVHTFDTADPERSVSCFHRADLPLTSALVGRHGGGVRGIVLRMTPMGAYSLFGTPMHHWDLPYLDPADLLPPALRHLPEQLESATWDGQVRILDALLLPLVGRGPAVSPEVAWSWRELHRTHGRVKVKELTAGTYWSTRHLERRFREQVGRTPSAIARILRLSHALRLQGTGMPLAKVAQHAGFHDQSHYNHVFKSMTGITPKAVPADPVDWSPSTEFPRDAA; encoded by the coding sequence ATGCCCGACACCGTCGCGACGATCGGATTCGGGTTCGGCTCCCCCGTCCACACGTTCGACACGGCGGATCCGGAACGCAGCGTCAGCTGCTTTCACCGGGCCGATCTTCCGCTCACGAGCGCCCTGGTGGGCCGGCACGGGGGCGGGGTCCGGGGCATCGTGCTGCGGATGACCCCCATGGGCGCCTACAGCCTGTTCGGAACGCCCATGCACCACTGGGACCTGCCGTACCTGGATCCCGCCGACCTGCTGCCGCCCGCGCTGCGGCACCTGCCGGAGCAGCTCGAATCCGCCACGTGGGACGGCCAGGTGCGGATCCTGGACGCCCTGCTGCTGCCCCTGGTGGGCCGGGGGCCGGCGGTCTCGCCGGAGGTGGCCTGGTCCTGGCGGGAGTTGCACCGGACGCACGGCCGGGTGAAGGTCAAGGAGCTCACGGCCGGGACCTACTGGAGCACACGGCACCTGGAACGGCGCTTCCGGGAACAGGTGGGACGCACCCCCTCCGCCATCGCCCGCATCCTGCGGCTCAGCCACGCGCTACGGCTTCAAGGGACGGGCATGCCGCTGGCGAAGGTCGCTCAGCACGCCGGTTTCCACGATCAGTCCCACTACAACCACGTGTTCAAGTCCATGACGGGTATCACCCCGAAGGCGGTCCCCGCCGATCCCGTCGACTGGTCGCCCTCCACCGAGTTCCCGCGGGACGCGGCCTGA
- a CDS encoding ABC transporter ATP-binding protein: protein MATDHTGARHVPLLRIARLFAPYRGRLVAVVLLVMGGALTAVVPPFVLRTMLDVALPEGRLGLLTVLALTMLLLIVVGIAMGVGQAFLSASLGQAVMDDLRNAVFSHLQRMPLSFFTSTRTGEVQSRISNDIGGMQATVTGTATTVVSGVTTVVATLVAMFSLDWRLTAVSVAVLPLFVWISRRVGGERRALTRERQNLLAVMSTLVEESLSVSGFLLGRTMGRTDTVVREFARRSRDLADLSVRSTAVGRWRQSAVSMVIAAMPIGLYWSAGALGEHGRPTASVGTIVAFTSLQQGLFGPTVTLLQSAIGFQSARVMFERVFEYLDLESSIREPAHPVRLASPAGHLRFEHVHFAYPGARPVLHDIDFDLPAGGKLAVVGATGAGKTTLGYLIPRLYDATGGRVTIDGVDVRDLSFAGLAETVGVVSQDVHLFHTTVADNLRFAKPGASDRELIDAAEAAHLHELITGLPDGYDTLVGERGYRFSGGEKQRLAIARTMLRNPPLLVLDEATSALDTYTEASVQRALDALSAGRTTVTIAHRLSTIRNADRIIVLDKGRIVETGTHTSLLHRRGRYAALVHAGPREAGGSGE from the coding sequence ATGGCCACCGATCACACCGGTGCGCGGCACGTCCCGCTGCTCCGCATCGCACGGCTCTTCGCCCCCTACCGCGGCCGCCTGGTGGCCGTCGTCCTGCTCGTCATGGGCGGGGCGCTCACGGCCGTCGTGCCGCCGTTCGTCCTGCGGACGATGCTGGACGTCGCGCTGCCCGAGGGCCGGCTCGGGCTGCTCACCGTACTGGCCCTGACCATGCTCCTCCTGATCGTGGTCGGCATCGCGATGGGCGTCGGACAGGCCTTCCTGTCGGCGTCCCTCGGCCAGGCGGTCATGGACGACCTGCGCAACGCGGTGTTCTCCCATCTGCAGCGCATGCCCCTGTCCTTCTTCACCTCGACGCGGACCGGGGAGGTCCAGTCCCGGATCTCGAACGACATCGGCGGTATGCAGGCCACCGTGACCGGCACGGCGACCACCGTGGTGTCCGGTGTCACCACGGTGGTCGCCACCCTGGTGGCGATGTTCTCCCTGGACTGGCGCCTGACCGCGGTGTCCGTCGCCGTCCTCCCGCTGTTCGTCTGGATCAGCCGGCGCGTCGGCGGCGAACGCCGCGCCCTCACCCGCGAGCGGCAGAACCTGCTCGCGGTGATGTCCACCCTGGTCGAGGAGTCCCTCTCGGTCAGCGGATTCCTCCTGGGACGCACGATGGGCCGGACCGACACCGTGGTGCGCGAGTTCGCGAGGCGTTCGCGCGACCTCGCCGACCTGAGCGTCAGGTCCACCGCGGTCGGCCGCTGGCGCCAGTCGGCCGTCTCCATGGTGATCGCCGCCATGCCGATCGGCCTCTACTGGAGCGCCGGGGCCCTCGGGGAGCACGGGCGGCCCACCGCGTCCGTCGGTACGATCGTCGCCTTCACCTCGCTCCAGCAGGGCCTTTTCGGCCCGACCGTCACCCTCCTCCAGTCCGCCATCGGATTCCAGAGCGCCCGCGTCATGTTCGAGAGGGTCTTCGAGTACCTGGACCTGGAGAGCTCCATCAGGGAACCGGCCCACCCCGTCCGGCTCGCCTCGCCCGCGGGCCATCTGCGCTTCGAACACGTCCACTTCGCCTACCCCGGCGCGCGACCCGTCCTCCACGACATCGACTTCGACCTGCCCGCCGGAGGGAAACTCGCCGTGGTCGGGGCCACCGGCGCGGGCAAGACGACCCTCGGCTACCTGATACCCCGCCTCTACGACGCCACCGGGGGCCGGGTCACCATCGACGGCGTCGATGTCCGCGACCTGAGCTTCGCCGGCCTCGCCGAGACGGTCGGGGTGGTCTCCCAGGACGTCCACCTGTTCCACACCACCGTCGCCGACAACCTCCGCTTCGCGAAACCCGGAGCGAGCGACCGCGAACTGATCGACGCCGCCGAGGCCGCCCACCTGCACGAACTGATCACGGGACTTCCCGACGGCTACGACACGCTCGTCGGCGAACGCGGATACCGCTTCTCCGGCGGCGAGAAGCAGCGCCTGGCCATCGCGCGCACCATGCTCAGGAATCCGCCGCTGCTGGTCCTCGACGAGGCCACCAGCGCCCTGGACACGTACACCGAGGCGAGCGTCCAGCGAGCCCTCGACGCCCTTTCCGCGGGCCGTACCACCGTCACCATCGCGCACCGGCTCTCCACCATCCGCAACGCCGACCGGATCATCGTCCTCGACAAGGGACGCATCGTGGAGACGGGCACTCACACCAGCCTGCTGCACCGGCGCGGCCGCTACGCCGCGCTGGTCCACGCGGGCCCGCGCGAGGCCGGCGGAAGCGGCGAGTAG
- a CDS encoding cupin domain-containing protein, whose product MLTLSDVDALLSRSGPDFSNVRVVSEGQETPVSTLGGTDRLEMLYERYRSGSTIVLNALERRWDPLTRLTTELSAEVGARFQVNVYLTPGGRARGFDPHYDNHDVIILQAHGTKSWRLYGMPDALPLRSQRYGAARPVPEVEEEFDLEPGSVLYLPRGTVHAATSTDTASLHLTLGVHPVLFPALLGEAVQDLAEDDEALRRGLPIGFASDEGRRREAERMIEGLLETVRTRLTPRELTDRAVTRAVSIAPPVLRGHLTDLERTPRLDGDTPVRLRPGLRWRVSLTHEHVELAFHNKTVRLPRHVADEVRFVVESGHDPFTAASITGDLDRPGRLLLVHTLVREGLLAVG is encoded by the coding sequence TTGCTGACCCTTTCCGACGTCGATGCGCTGCTGAGTCGCTCCGGGCCGGATTTCTCCAACGTCCGGGTGGTCTCCGAGGGCCAGGAGACCCCGGTGTCGACGCTGGGCGGTACCGACCGGCTGGAAATGCTGTACGAGCGGTACCGCTCCGGTTCCACCATCGTCCTCAACGCGCTGGAACGGCGCTGGGACCCCCTCACACGGCTGACCACCGAGCTGAGCGCCGAAGTCGGTGCCCGGTTCCAGGTGAACGTCTACCTCACCCCCGGCGGGCGGGCCCGCGGATTCGATCCGCACTACGACAACCACGACGTCATCATCCTCCAGGCCCACGGCACCAAGAGCTGGCGGCTGTACGGCATGCCCGACGCCCTGCCGCTGCGCAGTCAGCGGTACGGCGCGGCACGGCCCGTCCCCGAGGTGGAGGAGGAGTTCGACCTCGAACCCGGCAGCGTGCTCTACCTGCCCCGCGGGACGGTGCACGCCGCGACCTCGACCGATACGGCTTCCCTGCACCTGACCCTCGGCGTCCATCCGGTGCTCTTCCCCGCCCTCCTCGGCGAGGCCGTGCAGGACCTGGCGGAGGACGACGAGGCCCTGCGCAGGGGACTGCCCATCGGGTTCGCCTCCGACGAGGGCCGCAGGCGGGAGGCCGAGCGGATGATCGAGGGGCTGCTGGAGACCGTACGCACCCGGCTGACCCCACGGGAACTGACGGACCGCGCCGTCACGAGGGCCGTATCCATCGCCCCGCCCGTACTGCGCGGCCACCTCACCGACCTGGAGCGGACGCCCCGGCTCGACGGCGACACCCCCGTGAGGCTGCGGCCGGGCCTGCGCTGGCGGGTGTCCCTCACCCACGAGCACGTGGAACTGGCCTTCCACAACAAGACCGTCCGGCTGCCCCGCCACGTCGCCGACGAGGTGCGCTTCGTGGTGGAGAGCGGACACGACCCCTTCACGGCGGCCTCGATCACGGGGGACCTGGACCGGCCGGGCCGCCTGCTGCTCGTGCACACCCTGGTCCGCGAGGGCCTGCTGGCGGTGGGCTGA